One Carettochelys insculpta isolate YL-2023 chromosome 15, ASM3395843v1, whole genome shotgun sequence DNA window includes the following coding sequences:
- the CD74 gene encoding HLA class II histocompatibility antigen gamma chain has translation MEDEDNRDLISTHERPSEGVTAPDSRAQRNPCSHVAVYSAVSILVALLIVGQAVTVYFVYQQNGQITKLTKTSQTLQLEALSRKLPQSAKPVSKMRMAKFSMPMVMRELPLAPKVDMTPLEDTAMLSNNTEDQVKHLLLRADPSKMFPELKKNLAENLNLLKRTMTAQDWQSFESWLHKWLLFEMAKKPQTVQPTEIPADEVQSQCQAESSVSGIYPGRFRPQCDEKGDYLPKQCHASTGYCWCVYKNGTKVEGTETRGKLDCPVTPAGVDAEEFLYSGVDLLKLDSGKDAK, from the exons ATGGAAGATGAAGACAACCGAGACCTGATCTCCACCCATGAGCGACCCTCTGAAGGTGTCACAGCCCCAGACTCCAGAGCACAGCG GAATCCCTGCAGCCATGTAGCCGTTTACTCTGCTGTCTCCATCCTGGTGGCCCTGCTGATTGTCGGCCAGGCCGTCACTGTCTACTTCGTGTATCAGCAGAACGGCCAGATCACCAAGCTGACCAAGACTTCCCAGACTCTGCAGCTGGAGGCTCTGAGCCGGAAACTCCCCCAAA GTGCCAAGCCAGTTTCCAAGATGAGGATGGCAAAGTTCAGCATGCCCATGGTCATGAGGGAGCTGCCACTCGCCCCGAAGGTGGACATGACG CCCTTGGAGGACACAGCTATGCTTAGCAACAACACCGAGGATCAAGTCAAACACCTGCTGCTG CGGGCAGACCCCAGCAAGATGTTTCCTGAGTTAAAAAAGAACCTGGCAGAGAATCTGAACCTACTGAAGAGGACCATGACGGCCCAGGACTGGCAG TCGTTTGAATCCTGGCTGCACAAGTGGCTGCTGTTTGAAATGGCCAAAAAACCTCAAACTGTGCAGCCTACTGAGATCCCGGCGGACGAAG TGCAATCTCAGTGCCAGGCGGAGTCCAGTGTTAGTGGCATCTACCCGGGTCGGTTCCGCCCGCAGTGTGACGAAAAGGGTGACTATCTTCCCAAGCAGTGCCATGCCAGCACCGGCTACTGTTGGTGTGTCTACAAAAATGGCACCAAGGTGGAAGGCACTGAGACCCGTGGAAAGCTGGACTGCCCTG
- the RPS14 gene encoding small ribosomal subunit protein uS11, which translates to MAPRKGKEKKEEQVISLGPQVAEGENVFGVCHIFASFNDTFVHVTDLSGKETICRVTGGMKVKADRDESSPYAAMLAAQDVAQRCKELGITALHIKLRATGGNRTKTPGPGAQSALRALARSGMKIGRIEDVTPIPSDSTRRKGGRRGRRL; encoded by the exons ATGGCACCACGtaaggggaaggagaagaaggaAGAGCAGGTCATCAGCTTGGGACCTCAGGTTGCCGAAGGAGAAAACGTGTTTGGTGTCTGCCATATCTTTGCTTCCTTCAATGATACTTTTGTCCATGTAACTGATCTATCTGGCAA AGAAACCATCTGCCGAGTGACTGGTGGTATGAAGGTGAAGGCCGACAGAGACGAGTCTTCCCCCTATGCTGCTATGTTGGCAGCCCAGGATGTTGCCCAGAGGTGCAAGGAGCTGGGCATCACTGCCCTTCACATCAAGCTGCGAGCTACAGGTGGAAATAG gacCAAGACTCCTGGACCTGGTGCCCAATCAGCCCTCCGAGCTCTGGCTCGTTCCGGAATGAAGATTGGGCGTATTG AGGACGTGACCCCCATCCCCTCCGATAGCACTCGCAGAAAGGGTGGTCGCCGTGGTCGTCGTCTGTAG